One window of Gloeothece citriformis PCC 7424 genomic DNA carries:
- a CDS encoding B12-binding domain-containing radical SAM protein: protein MTIFNSERLLFTPASPNTDAIPIIFAFPNEYSVGITSLGYQIIWATLALRPDVEVSRLFTDIQETLPRDPELLGFSFSWELDYVNLLNLLENLNIPIRAEQRNHDHPLVFGGGPVLTANPEPFAPFFDIILLGDGENLIDSFIDAYKDVRKAERQTQLHHLAQVPGVYVPSLYEVNYGGLTGEIKSIKPLASDISFPVQKQTYRGNTLSASTVVTEKAAWENIYMVEVVRSCPEMCRFCLASYLTLPFRTASLEGSLIPAIEKGLKVTDRIGLLGASVTQHPEFETLLDYLAQPDYDQVRLSIASVRTNTVTEKLASILAKRDTRSITIAIESGSEKIRKIINKKLSNEEIIQAAINAKAGGLKAIKFYGMVGIPAEEETDIEQTVKILQEVKKTASGLRLTLGCSTFVPKSHTPFQWFGVNPEAKKRLKTLEKKLRSQGIDFRPESYNWSVIQALISRGDRRLAQVLELTREYGDTVGSYKRAFKQLQGQLPDLDYYVHQNWSTEQVLPWSHIQAPLSEATLIKHLQEAMSNVDATV from the coding sequence ATGACTATTTTTAACTCAGAACGCCTTTTATTTACCCCTGCTTCTCCTAATACCGATGCTATCCCGATTATTTTTGCTTTTCCTAATGAGTATAGTGTCGGAATTACGAGCTTAGGATATCAAATTATTTGGGCAACTTTAGCCCTCCGTCCAGATGTAGAAGTGAGTCGTCTGTTTACGGATATACAGGAAACTTTACCCAGAGATCCAGAATTATTAGGGTTTTCCTTTTCCTGGGAATTAGATTATGTTAATCTTCTTAATTTATTGGAAAATTTAAATATTCCTATTCGTGCCGAACAGCGAAATCATGACCATCCTTTAGTGTTTGGTGGGGGGCCAGTCTTAACCGCTAATCCCGAACCTTTTGCCCCATTTTTTGATATTATTCTCTTAGGAGATGGAGAAAATTTAATCGATAGTTTTATTGACGCTTACAAAGACGTTAGAAAAGCCGAGCGCCAAACCCAATTACATCATTTAGCGCAAGTTCCAGGGGTTTATGTTCCCAGTTTATATGAGGTAAATTATGGGGGTTTAACTGGAGAAATAAAATCTATTAAACCTTTAGCATCTGATATTTCTTTTCCAGTCCAAAAACAAACTTATCGGGGTAATACTCTGTCGGCATCAACGGTAGTGACTGAAAAAGCCGCTTGGGAAAATATTTATATGGTAGAGGTAGTCAGAAGTTGTCCGGAAATGTGTCGCTTCTGTTTAGCGAGTTATTTAACGTTACCTTTCCGCACAGCAAGTTTAGAAGGGTCTTTAATTCCTGCTATTGAAAAAGGATTAAAAGTAACGGATAGAATTGGATTATTAGGAGCATCTGTTACCCAACATCCAGAATTTGAAACTTTGTTAGATTATTTGGCTCAACCTGACTATGATCAGGTTAGATTAAGTATTGCTTCTGTGAGGACTAATACCGTTACTGAAAAATTAGCCTCTATTTTAGCAAAAAGAGATACTCGATCGATTACAATTGCCATAGAAAGTGGGTCAGAAAAAATCCGCAAAATTATCAATAAAAAACTTTCTAATGAGGAAATTATTCAAGCTGCCATTAATGCCAAAGCAGGAGGGTTAAAAGCGATTAAATTTTATGGAATGGTGGGAATACCAGCAGAAGAAGAGACAGATATCGAACAAACGGTCAAAATATTACAGGAGGTTAAAAAAACCGCTTCCGGGTTACGATTAACTTTAGGATGTAGCACTTTTGTCCCCAAGTCTCATACCCCTTTTCAATGGTTTGGGGTAAACCCAGAGGCTAAAAAACGTTTGAAGACCTTAGAAAAAAAACTGCGCTCACAAGGAATAGACTTTCGTCCTGAAAGTTATAATTGGTCAGTCATTCAGGCGTTAATTTCTAGGGGCGATCGTCGTCTGGCTCAAGTGTTAGAATTAACGAGGGAATATGGGGATACTGTGGGCAGTTATAAAAGGGCGTTTAAACAATTGCAAGGACAATTACCAGATTTAGACTATTATGTTCATCAGAATTGGTCAACTGAGCAAGTCTTACCCTGGAGTCATATACAAGCGCCTTTATCAGAGGCAACTTTAATTAAACATTTACAAGAAGCGATGAGTAATGTTGATGCTACAGTATAG
- a CDS encoding flotillin family protein, with the protein MKFWLFFIQSLPTIPFSELDNQEVEINPRNSINSQDNQVNQMIQEIPTHPQMSQVNIGEMSGLIGISLIAGTILLLFIIAVWLYTRFYVITPNNEAFVRTGGVFQKSKSVILNGGCIVLPGFHEITRVPLREISIDVVRSGNLAVRTQDYLRANMRVTFYVCIEAIKEDVISAASRLSKQGKVSESDIKEALEKRADDAIRAAAKRKTIAEIDSDKTGFAQEVFDLIQRDLKKVGLTLNNIAISEIEESDTYDENNFFDAQGVKLRTETIQRAIKQKLDVELKTHQEKKELELNTKVALEQKELTAEKLSLEITREKEDARLTQEKQVELLKLNQQKEIELLKAQRQREIQETQAQEIAKIERTKILQERAVEEERIQKQLAVQQSQIEADITLEERNKQLKVAKTLQLQESEVAEITRQKTIESSRLQAQAEIALAEQDSKIAQQEAGIAIASKEKERFGAEAEKAQAEASVITATEVEKAEREKRLSTISAEQEAEKRRIADNNVVEIEVFRRRRQAEIARQAADLEAESIRTLADAHRYQALAEAEAKQALIEAQNALSDANRAADLIKAIWPDLAPQLPEIVKALTPQPGILGDARIYAFPGLNGHNGNGNSSTGDLNKLLLSTSGLSLINTLLDEGKLGALIAQIKQLLSSDGNTPPQTPPDTFSEAVNPVSTDISTLSFFPDGDSHE; encoded by the coding sequence ATGAAATTCTGGTTATTTTTTATTCAATCTTTACCTACTATTCCTTTTTCTGAATTGGACAATCAAGAGGTAGAAATAAATCCCAGAAATTCAATTAATTCTCAAGACAATCAAGTCAATCAAATGATTCAAGAGATCCCCACTCATCCCCAAATGAGTCAAGTCAACATCGGTGAAATGAGTGGATTAATCGGAATTTCTCTAATTGCCGGGACGATTTTACTTTTATTTATTATTGCCGTTTGGCTCTATACTCGATTTTATGTTATTACTCCCAATAATGAAGCTTTTGTCAGAACTGGAGGCGTATTTCAAAAAAGTAAATCTGTGATTCTTAATGGAGGATGTATCGTTTTACCCGGATTCCATGAAATTACTCGCGTACCCTTACGAGAAATTTCTATTGATGTAGTCAGAAGTGGAAATTTAGCCGTTCGGACTCAAGATTATTTACGGGCGAATATGCGGGTAACATTTTATGTTTGTATTGAAGCCATTAAAGAAGATGTAATTAGTGCCGCCTCTCGTTTATCCAAACAGGGGAAAGTCTCCGAAAGTGATATTAAAGAAGCTTTAGAAAAGCGGGCAGATGATGCAATTCGGGCAGCCGCAAAACGGAAAACCATTGCCGAAATTGATTCAGATAAAACCGGCTTTGCTCAAGAAGTTTTTGACTTAATTCAGCGAGATTTAAAAAAAGTCGGCTTAACTCTTAATAATATCGCTATTTCAGAAATTGAAGAAAGTGATACCTATGATGAAAATAACTTTTTTGATGCTCAAGGAGTTAAACTGAGAACCGAAACTATACAACGAGCCATTAAACAAAAACTCGATGTAGAACTGAAAACCCATCAAGAAAAAAAAGAATTAGAACTCAATACTAAAGTGGCTCTTGAACAAAAAGAGTTAACCGCCGAAAAACTCTCTCTAGAAATTACCAGAGAAAAAGAAGATGCTAGACTTACTCAAGAAAAACAAGTCGAACTCCTTAAATTAAATCAACAAAAAGAAATCGAATTATTAAAGGCGCAACGACAACGGGAAATCCAAGAAACTCAAGCCCAAGAAATCGCTAAAATAGAAAGAACCAAAATCTTACAAGAAAGAGCCGTAGAAGAAGAAAGAATCCAAAAACAACTCGCTGTTCAACAAAGTCAAATAGAAGCAGACATCACTTTAGAAGAACGAAACAAACAGTTAAAAGTCGCAAAAACCCTACAACTCCAAGAATCTGAAGTCGCAGAAATTACCCGTCAAAAAACCATTGAATCCTCCCGTCTCCAAGCACAAGCGGAAATAGCCTTAGCTGAACAAGACTCAAAAATTGCTCAACAAGAAGCCGGCATTGCCATTGCTAGCAAAGAAAAAGAACGCTTTGGGGCAGAAGCCGAAAAAGCCCAGGCAGAAGCGTCTGTCATCACTGCTACAGAAGTCGAAAAAGCCGAACGGGAAAAACGCCTATCCACCATTAGCGCAGAGCAAGAAGCAGAAAAACGTCGCATAGCCGACAATAACGTTGTGGAAATCGAAGTCTTCCGCCGTCGTCGTCAAGCAGAAATTGCCCGTCAAGCCGCAGATTTAGAAGCCGAGTCAATTCGCACTCTAGCGGATGCCCATCGTTATCAAGCTTTGGCTGAAGCCGAGGCCAAACAAGCTCTGATTGAGGCTCAAAATGCCCTGAGTGACGCAAATCGGGCTGCTGACCTCATAAAAGCCATTTGGCCTGATTTAGCCCCTCAATTGCCCGAAATCGTCAAAGCCTTAACTCCTCAACCGGGTATTTTAGGAGATGCGCGAATTTATGCTTTTCCTGGACTTAATGGTCACAATGGTAATGGGAATTCTTCTACAGGGGATCTCAATAAACTTTTATTGTCTACCAGTGGGTTATCTTTAATTAACACCTTACTCGATGAAGGAAAGCTAGGGGCGTTAATTGCTCAAATCAAACAGTTACTCAGTTCTGACGGGAATACCCCTCCCCAAACCCCTCCCGATACCTTTTCTGAGGCTGTTAACCCCGTTTCGACTGACATCTCTACTCTATCTTTTTTCCCCGACGGCGACAGTCATGAATAA
- a CDS encoding OB-fold-containig protein translates to MLFSLANLPYWIFLAIGLALLLLVMFSGGGDEDFELDADADINFQGGTSDLQTDLDFEAHSNSFIFPILGWFGVGKAPLMLLLAINFSTWGLIGWLLNLLLGTLTGKIPVKLFGLGGLVMLLSLGMSLFLGSLISRPLGKIFASFTEDSSSDRLIGCEGTVISKKLPYLIDNKLGQADVLDPMGNLVTVSVSLPQWAKVIPYRGQKILIIDREDHSYIAITKDSSDLDKWLDRANFS, encoded by the coding sequence ATGCTATTTTCTCTAGCTAACCTTCCCTATTGGATTTTTCTCGCCATTGGACTGGCTTTACTCTTGCTAGTTATGTTTTCCGGTGGGGGAGATGAAGATTTTGAGCTTGATGCTGATGCTGATATCAATTTTCAGGGAGGAACATCAGACTTACAAACGGATTTAGATTTTGAGGCTCATAGCAATAGTTTTATCTTTCCTATTTTAGGATGGTTCGGTGTCGGTAAAGCTCCTTTAATGCTTCTTTTGGCGATTAATTTTAGCACTTGGGGATTAATAGGATGGCTGCTTAACTTACTTCTAGGAACTCTAACCGGAAAAATCCCCGTTAAATTATTTGGATTAGGTGGGTTAGTCATGCTCCTTTCTCTGGGAATGAGTTTATTTTTAGGCAGTTTAATTTCTCGTCCTTTAGGAAAAATTTTTGCTTCTTTTACTGAAGATAGTAGTAGCGATCGCCTGATTGGCTGTGAAGGAACTGTTATTTCTAAAAAGTTACCTTATTTAATAGATAATAAACTGGGACAAGCAGATGTTTTAGATCCAATGGGGAATTTGGTGACAGTAAGTGTCAGTTTACCCCAATGGGCTAAAGTCATTCCTTATCGAGGACAAAAAATTTTAATCATTGACCGCGAAGATCACAGTTATATTGCTATTACTAAAGATAGTTCAGATCTAGATAAATGGCTAGACCGTGCTAATTTTTCTTAA